The genomic segment ATAAAACAAGCTGTTATAGGGCCATCAGAAGCAATACTTAAGATTAGAAGTCTGCCTTTAAATGAAAAATTAGCTCTTTGGAGCACAAGAACAGAAAAATTAGATTATTATACTAAGATGGATGTAAGTGAATATATTTTGATCTTGGATAGACTAAGGAAATACAAGCTTAATGAGGAAATTCAATGGGATTTATTGAAAGTTCCATTTGATGTGTCTAGAGATGAACTTATGGATGCATTTTTAAATTATGTAGATGAACTATTTGTGAATAAACAGAAAGAGTTATTTAAACCCCAAAACTTTAATGGTGGTTTGGATGATTTAGAAATTTATTATCAGAAGATAAATATGTATTACTCATTTTCTAAAATATTTAATTTAAAACTAGACGTTCAATGGGTTTATGATGAAAGATTAAAAGTAAGTGAAGAAATAAATGATATATTATTAAGACTTTAATAATATCAATAATTAATAATGTAATAGGTAATAATAAATTAAGTATTATATAGATAAACCAACTAAGACCTAGACTTATGCATATATCTCGCCGAAATGAGAATTATGCTGTTGTTCCAGTTTCTAAGGAAATTATGATGGATGATTCTAAGCTCACAAGTTGCACCCAAGATGCTAGCCTCAAAGGCAAGCTTTGAACTAGCATACTTGGAACAACTTTTAATCTAAGAATCAAAGCCATCAAATTCCTAATGAAACATTTCACAAAAGCATAATTCTTATTTCTAGTTGGGATATATTTCATAGTATAAATCTAACTTAAAGTTGGGTTATCTATAAGCTTACTTAAATTTGTTATTACCTATTATCTCGTAAAACATATTTCAAAATAAGAATTATAAAATTAGCAGTGCAAGTAAGTTTCAAAATTAATAACAAATTATTATATACTTGCTTAATTAGCTGTCAAGAAGAGAAAAACAAAGAGTTGTAATTGCTCATGCATTAGTAAATGATTCTGATATTATCAAACTATTTATTTTCATTGAATATTAATCAATATTATATCATTGAAATAGTATAGCACATTTATGAAATGTTGTTTACAAATATCAATAACATTGTTAAAGTAATCTACGAATTTGAAAATTTATCTCAATGATTATATTAAAATGGAATTTTATAAGGAATTGAAAAGGTTAACTTTAAAATTATCATAAAATTTTCTTGAAAATTGTAATAATATATTTATATATATCCAATTTTGAGGTATACTTTAATTGTTTGAGTTTTTTTATAATAATAAGCCGATTTACAAAATAATTAAAAAAGGGGAACGCAAATGAGTGAATTAAATCATGAACTTGGAATTATAGCATTAGAAAGTTGTTCAGAGTTAGGTAATGCTATAGACAAGTATATCCAAAAAAACAGAAATTGTACTGAGTCATTCTTAGTGCCACTTGATGAAATACGATTTTCTAATGGTGAAGGAAAAGTTAAAATTTCTGAATCTATCAGAGGAAAGGATATTTATATTTTATGCGATGTTGGAAACTATAGCTGTACATATAAGATGTTCGGGATTGAAAATCACAAAGGTCCTGATGAACATTTTCAAGATATAAAGAGAACTGTTGCAGCAATTAGAGGTAAGGCAGCGAGAATAACTGTAATTATGCCTCTTTTATATGAATCAAGACAACATAGGCGTAAAGGCAGAGAGTCTTTGGATTGTGCTTTAGCACTTCAAGAACTTGAAAGATTAGGTGTTGATGAAATTATCACTTTTGATGTACATGACCCTAATATTCAAAATGCTATTCCTTTACTATCTTTTGAAAATGTGTATCCAACATATGATATTGTAAAAGGAATCCTATCAAATGAGGAATCACTAGAATTAGATAAAGAAAAGCTACTTGTAATAAGTCCTGATACTGGAGCGATGGATAGGGCTATATATTACTCAAGTGCTTTAGGAGTAGATGTTGGCTTATTCTACAAGAGAAGAGATCATTCTACAATTGTTAATGGAAAAAACCCTATTGTTCAGCATGAATATATGGGAAGAGCTGTTGAAGATAAAGATGTTTTAATAGTTGATGATATGATAGCATCAGGAGAATCTGTTCTTGATATAGCTAAAGAATTAAAGAAAAGAAATGTTAAGAATATATATGTTGCAGCAACTTTTGCTTTCTTTACAGAAGGATTTGAAAAGTTTAATAAGGCTCATGAGGAAGGTTTATTGACAAGAATATATTCTACTAATTTAACATACATACCAGAAGAGTTAAAAGACTCAGCTTGGTTTAAGAGCGTTGATATGTCAGAGCTTTGTGCTAGAATTATCAATAGATTAAATTATGGAAGATCAATTGCTAAATACATGGATGCAACAAGAATAATACATAGCTTATTAAATAAGTAATTATTTATATTTATTTTATGAGAAAAGAGCTACTTAGGTTTTTAAGTGAAATAACAATTTCATTTAAGTACTTAAGTAGCTTTTTTGATAGTTATAGTAGTGAAAGTAAATTTATATAATAAAGCAGTGTACATACTACAATAATGTTAATTATAAAAATGTTCTTCTTGATGCTATTAATCTAAGCTCAGTAGCATCTGTTATATCATAATTATACTCACTACCTCTAGAATATGCTGAATTTTTATTATAAATATATTCTGAATTACTGAAAAGTGAATTTAAAACAGATTTACATAGTTTAAATGCATAAGTTAGAATTTTAGATATACCTTTTGAAACTTTATTAAGGGAAATATTTTTATTAGTTGTATAGGTTACCAATTTCAAATTAGATTTATTAATAGCTTTACCATTCATAATAATCCCTCCAGTTTAAAAAAATAATTTGTATTCTTTTAATGATATTTAATTTTTAATTACTTCTATACTAATAATATAAATCATTTATATTAAAACTGCATCCTCATATAAATTCCCATTTGGTAAAATAGCAGGCAATTTTCTGAAGATATTTATAAAAATAAATTTAATATTATCTTTATATTAATAAAGGTTTGTCAAATGTTAATAATTAATAAATTTAATACAAATTTCTTCTAAAATGGATCAAAAAATTAATATATTTTAGTAACAATATCAGTAATAAAAGTTATGAATAGTTAATATATATAATGTGAAAGAGAATTAAGTAAAATAATTGTTTATATAACTACATAATATCAAGTGAAACTTGATTCAAGTGGGGTCTTATCCTCAGTTAAATCTTAGTCTAACTTATCTATGGTCCAGCCACTGTTATCAGACGCTTAAAAAAGTGAGTGACAAATGTGACTAGACATCAGATAAATTATGTTGTTATTTTAGTAGAGAAGACTCATATATTAGGATTTTGTTTTTAGAATGTTGAGATTTATATTTAGTAGATGCCAGGGGAGGATAAGATGAAAATTAGGTGTAAATTTGCATTAATAGTAACCTTACTATTTTTTATGACAATGATGAGTAATGAATTGCCAGCTTTTGCAGAACCTGAACTATCACTCGAACAAGCTATACAGAACATTCAAGAATGTGATAGCAAAATTGATAATAATATAGACAAGCTAAATAAGATTAAAGAGGAAGTTTTTCAAAAGGAAAAGCAAATAAAGGATAATGAAGAACAATTAAAGATAGCTAAGGAGGATGTAGAAGAGAAAGATAAGAAATTAGCTGATAGATTAAAAGGTATACAGTTAAGTGGAGGTGTTGAATCAACAACACTTCAATACTTAGATGCTTTAATTTCTTCGGGCAATGTTTTAGAAGCAATGAATAAGGCATCATTAATATATAAAATATGTGAAAATGATAAAAATATGATTTTACAAGCAAAAGAGTCAGAAAAAAGAATCGTAGAAGTAAATGAAGAGATAGAAAAAGGAAAAGCTGATTTGCAAAAAAATGAAAACGATATTAGAAATCAAGTTGTAGAATTAGAGGATCAAAAAGATAAATTATTAAAATATATTAAAGAAAATAATATATTATTGAGCACCAATACAGGCATAACTGTTCCGGTTACATTATCATCTGATATTACTGGTCAGAAAAGGTCTCTAATAGAAGAAGCTGAAAAATATTTGAAAGTTCCTTATTTATGGGGAGGAGAGTCACCAGCAGGCTTTGATTGCTCGGGTTTGATTCAATATGTATTTAAGTCGCAAGGGATATATATACCTAGAATATCACAAGATCAGCAGCGTTTTGCAAAAGCAATTAGTATATCTGAAATTAAACCAGGAGATTTGGTATTTAATAAACCCTCAGAATCTACACACGTAGGGATGTATATAGGGGATGATATGTATATTCAAGCACCTCGTACTGGAGATGTAGTTAAAATAAGCAGATTAAGCAGGTCTAATATGAAGTATGTAGGGAGAGTTTTAGATTAGAGTCATATTAAAAATTACAGTGCATAAGGCATTTCAAATTTTAATATATGCCTTATGTACTGATGTTAAAAATGTTTAATCATATATGTCAGAAAATTCTATTTTTATTCTTTGAATATTACTTTCTTTTGCTAAATCCTCATCTGAAGTAATATTTTCGCTTTCTGGCAAAACTTTAACGGGAAGCTCTATTATGAACTCACTGCCTTTGCCATATTCACTATTGATTTTAATTGTACCATTGTGAAGTTCAATAAGAGATTTTACGAGAGAAAGCCCGATGCCACTGCCTTCTCTTTTTCGCGAAAGAGATTTATCTACTTGAACAAATCTCTTGAAAATAGATAATTGTTTATCTTTAGGGATACCAACACCAGTATCTTTTACTGAGACCATAATGCTTGAATCTTTATCTAATATATTTACAAATATACTTCCTCCAGAGGAAGTAAACTTTATGGCATTTGAAAGAAGATTAAGCATTATTCTTTCGATTTTATCTGCATCACAAGCCATTGTCTTTTCTTCAACGTTTGTATCAAAAATAATATCTAAACCTTTGTTTTTAGCATAATCAGTTACAGATAAAGTTATATCTTCTATAGTGGATATGATATTTTCATTTTTTAAGTTGAGTTTAAAGTACTCAGCATCAATTTTAGTAATATCTATTAAATTATTTACCAGCCTCAACAACCTATAGCAGTTTTGCTTCATAATATTATAGTATTTGCTTATTTTGTCTTTGCTATCTGTATTAGTTTTGTTTGCTCCGATTAAATTTAGAAGCTGAAGAGTGCTAAGCATTACGTTAAGTGGAGTTCTAAATTCATGAGACAAATTTGCAAAAAATTCTGTTTTAAGTTTATCATATTCTGCTGCTTTATCTAATAATCTGCTTTGCTCTTGGATTTTTAATTTAAGATTTTCAGATTTTTTGTGTTCAGAAATATCTCGAATAACACTTAGTATACATGGATTGCCTTCATATTCAATAGCTCCAGAGTATATATTTACTGGAATAATATTTCCATCGAATTGAACCATTTTTTCTTCGATTATAGGTACTGATATATTATGCTTAAGCACTTTTTCAAATCTATTAAGTATAATATCTCGATAATCCTTATGAACGATGCCAATTTCAAATAAGTCTCTACCTAGAACACTTTTAAAATTGTTAATGTTTAGTAATTTTTCCACGCCTTTATTCACAAAAAGTATTTTATAATTTGTGTCTAAAATAAAGACTCCCTCATAAATACTGTCTAATATGTATAAGAGTTGCCCCTTTTTCTTTTCAATTAATTTATAAGTATCTTTTAGTTTTTTATATTTCTCTTCTCTGAGAAATTTTATATTGCTAATTTTTTTCTTATTTTTTAATTCGAGCTTCCAATCAAGTATAATCTTTTCAATAAACATATGGAAAAAATCTAAACCGACAAAAAAAGAATCGTAAGGTAAGTTTAAGTTGTTAGCTAGCATTTGAATTTCTTTTATACTGTCCTCATAAATTCCTGTGTCTAATAGGAGAAGCTTATTGGGTTTCCTATCTAATATAACTGAAGTATTATCTTTATCCATGTTTTTAAGCCAGCCTGATGTTATAACATATGAATTTGTATTTAAAAGATTATTAACTACATCTTTATTAATAAATAAGTTAAGGCAGTGTTCCATTTTATAGAGTGTGCATTTTTCTTTGTTATTAATAAGATCTTCCAAGTTAGAGCAGCAACAATTATCCTCAATAATAATAAAAGTTTTATTACATCTTTCTTCACATAAATTAATAGCTTCTATTAAACATTGATTTTTTTTGTTTGTTGCTTTTGAACATGTAGATGCAAATGGTATAATCATAACATTTTTTATATTATAAGTCTTTACTGCAAATTCAATCTCTTCAATAAAATTTTCACAAATTACTATACCCAAATTAGTTTTCATGTTATCCTCCCATTTTAGCTAAAAGATTAATTTACCTAATAGCTGATTTTTACTAATAGACCGTTTATTATTCAATAGTGATTTTGTAAGTAAAAGTGACTATTCCATATGTTTAAATAATTAGCTATGTATATAGGCTTTGCTAAATATATATTAAATTTATAATTTATCAGAAATTTGTTTTAGCATCAAAAGTTGATTAAACAAATGCATTAATATTATACCCCTTTTTTTTCTAAAATTCTATAAAATTACCCATTTTTACAGTTTATTTGATATTATAAAATGTAGATAGTATGCAATATTAAGAGCAAGCTAAATTAAAAATGAGGGGACAAGATAATAGAAACTGATACAGATATAATTTTTCATATTATAAAGTTACTGTTTTGCATATACTATGTTTAACTTAAAAGCAAGATATAAAATAAGCTAATAAATTTTGGAGGTAATAATGAATACAAAAGAGAATTTTTTAAGCAACGTGAAAAGTGGTGAAAACATAAAGATATCATTAATGGTCATGAGAATATTATTTAGGGATCCTGCAAAAATAGTATGTATATTGGCTGATAAAAGTGGCGAAATAAAGGCAAATCTTCCAAACAAAAAGGATGATATTGCTGAAGGAAGAGTAGTAGAAATTGAAGGAATTAAAGATGGGATTCTAGATGTAAAAACATATGAAATTATTACAAACTACAACATTTCAGATTATCTTCCAACAGTAAATAGGCCTGTTGGGGATATTATGCAGGAAATAGAGCTTTATACAAGTAAATATATAATTTCAAAAGAGGCCAAAGCTTTGAACGATTATTTCTTTAAAGACGAAGAGTTTCTAGATAAATTTAAAAGAGGTATAGGCGGAGTATCGATGCATCATAATTACATAGGAGGACTTGCAGAACATACATTAAATGTTATGCATTTAACTTTAATGCTTTGCGAAAGATATGGTTGTAGAAGAACAGAAATTGCCATACTTGCTGCAAAATTACATGATATAGGGAAGATTTATGAGTTATCTTATGACGGTCCATTTAAATATACACTTAGGGGTGAAATGGAAGGGCATATTGTTATTGGTGTAGAAATGATAGATAAGGCAATTATGAAAAATCCTTCATATTATAGTGAGGATTTTATCATGAGAATAAAAGGCTGCGTAATTCAACATCATGGAAAACTTGAATATGGTTCGCCTAGAGAAATGAGAATGGAAGAATCTTTTATAATAAATTATGCAGATTCAATAGATGCGACAATGAATAAAATTTCTCAAATAAAAGATAAAACAGAGCCAGGAAATTGGTCAGAATACGATAGAAGAATTGAAACTAAATTATATTTATAGTTAAAGAAAAGGGATGCGATTAATTATATGAATATTTTATTTATGAAAGTAACACTAAGAGCATCGTGGGTTCACTCATTAAAAGAGAAAAGAATGATTGTAAAAAGTATAATACAAAAATTAAAAAATAAGTTTAATATATCTGTATCTGAGGCTTATGAACAGGATGTTCATAAAACAATAGTTATAGGTATTGCAGGAATGTGTTCGAATTCAGCTCAAGCTGATTCTACTATGGAGAACATTATAACCTTTATAGAAAATAATACAGATGCAGAAATAATAGATATACAAAGAGAGGATATTAGAGTGTAAAGATAGAGACACATAAATATAAGTGTTTGAGGGATGTGTCATAGAGCAATAATTTTAGATTCTATATATAAAAATACAAATTTAAATCCGATACTTTTTAATAAATTGTGTAAGTAGTGCTAAAGGATACCAAGTCAATACGATAAATTTTTCATACTGACTTGGTTATTTAATTAATATATTTTATTAAACTTGTTCTGCAATATAGTAAAGCAATTGCTCAGTAGCATCCCAACCTAAGCAAGGATCAGTAATTGATTTTCCATAAATGTGTTCATCAATTTTTTGACATCCTTCTTCTATGTAACTTTCTATCATAACACCTTTAACTAATTTTTTTAAATCATTGTTATATCCTCTGCTGTAGAGTATTTCTTTAACTATGCGGGGTTGCTCAGCAAATTTCTTCATAGAGTTAGCATGATTTGCATCGACAATTACTGCTGGATATGGAAAGTTACATTCTCCATATAGTTCAGAAACTCTCATTAAATCTTCGTAGTGATAATTAGGAATATTATTACCATGCT from the Clostridium beijerinckii genome contains:
- a CDS encoding ribose-phosphate pyrophosphokinase translates to MSELNHELGIIALESCSELGNAIDKYIQKNRNCTESFLVPLDEIRFSNGEGKVKISESIRGKDIYILCDVGNYSCTYKMFGIENHKGPDEHFQDIKRTVAAIRGKAARITVIMPLLYESRQHRRKGRESLDCALALQELERLGVDEIITFDVHDPNIQNAIPLLSFENVYPTYDIVKGILSNEESLELDKEKLLVISPDTGAMDRAIYYSSALGVDVGLFYKRRDHSTIVNGKNPIVQHEYMGRAVEDKDVLIVDDMIASGESVLDIAKELKKRNVKNIYVAATFAFFTEGFEKFNKAHEEGLLTRIYSTNLTYIPEELKDSAWFKSVDMSELCARIINRLNYGRSIAKYMDATRIIHSLLNK
- a CDS encoding NlpC/P60 family protein, producing MKIRCKFALIVTLLFFMTMMSNELPAFAEPELSLEQAIQNIQECDSKIDNNIDKLNKIKEEVFQKEKQIKDNEEQLKIAKEDVEEKDKKLADRLKGIQLSGGVESTTLQYLDALISSGNVLEAMNKASLIYKICENDKNMILQAKESEKRIVEVNEEIEKGKADLQKNENDIRNQVVELEDQKDKLLKYIKENNILLSTNTGITVPVTLSSDITGQKRSLIEEAEKYLKVPYLWGGESPAGFDCSGLIQYVFKSQGIYIPRISQDQQRFAKAISISEIKPGDLVFNKPSESTHVGMYIGDDMYIQAPRTGDVVKISRLSRSNMKYVGRVLD
- a CDS encoding sensor histidine kinase, whose protein sequence is MKTNLGIVICENFIEEIEFAVKTYNIKNVMIIPFASTCSKATNKKNQCLIEAINLCEERCNKTFIIIEDNCCCSNLEDLINNKEKCTLYKMEHCLNLFINKDVVNNLLNTNSYVITSGWLKNMDKDNTSVILDRKPNKLLLLDTGIYEDSIKEIQMLANNLNLPYDSFFVGLDFFHMFIEKIILDWKLELKNKKKISNIKFLREEKYKKLKDTYKLIEKKKGQLLYILDSIYEGVFILDTNYKILFVNKGVEKLLNINNFKSVLGRDLFEIGIVHKDYRDIILNRFEKVLKHNISVPIIEEKMVQFDGNIIPVNIYSGAIEYEGNPCILSVIRDISEHKKSENLKLKIQEQSRLLDKAAEYDKLKTEFFANLSHEFRTPLNVMLSTLQLLNLIGANKTNTDSKDKISKYYNIMKQNCYRLLRLVNNLIDITKIDAEYFKLNLKNENIISTIEDITLSVTDYAKNKGLDIIFDTNVEEKTMACDADKIERIMLNLLSNAIKFTSSGGSIFVNILDKDSSIMVSVKDTGVGIPKDKQLSIFKRFVQVDKSLSRKREGSGIGLSLVKSLIELHNGTIKINSEYGKGSEFIIELPVKVLPESENITSDEDLAKESNIQRIKIEFSDIYD
- a CDS encoding 3'-5' exoribonuclease YhaM family protein; this translates as MNTKENFLSNVKSGENIKISLMVMRILFRDPAKIVCILADKSGEIKANLPNKKDDIAEGRVVEIEGIKDGILDVKTYEIITNYNISDYLPTVNRPVGDIMQEIELYTSKYIISKEAKALNDYFFKDEEFLDKFKRGIGGVSMHHNYIGGLAEHTLNVMHLTLMLCERYGCRRTEIAILAAKLHDIGKIYELSYDGPFKYTLRGEMEGHIVIGVEMIDKAIMKNPSYYSEDFIMRIKGCVIQHHGKLEYGSPREMRMEESFIINYADSIDATMNKISQIKDKTEPGNWSEYDRRIETKLYL
- a CDS encoding DUF503 domain-containing protein, with protein sequence MNILFMKVTLRASWVHSLKEKRMIVKSIIQKLKNKFNISVSEAYEQDVHKTIVIGIAGMCSNSAQADSTMENIITFIENNTDAEIIDIQREDIRV